The sequence below is a genomic window from Aureispira sp. CCB-E.
TGATAGAAAAATATATGGCAAGGTAATTCTATCTACTCCTGCTATAAATTCTAGCCAAATTAGCTTTAAAGATCAATCTGGTACGGTCAAAAAGTACCGCCCAGATGAAATCAAAGAATGGTCGATTGGAAACGCTACTTACCAAACCAAATTTTATGCAATCAATGAACGCAAAGGATATTCTGTTTTTATGTTGCGCCTAACCCCTCCTACAGGCAAATGCCATTTATACGAGTATTATAATACATCGGGAGATATGGGATATACGCAAACTTTCTTAGAAAAAGATAGAGCATTAACCGAAGTTGATTATCCTAGATTTAGAAAACAATTAGCAGAATATTTCAAAGAAAATAAAGAGTTGGCAGAAGATATTGCTAACAAAAAATACAAAAAGAAAGATTTATTAAAAATTATTGAGGTTTATAACGAGTGGCGGGAGTTCTTGTGGAAGTAGTTCTTTTTTACACTGCTGCTTTTAATTGTGCTGCCATTTATCCATAAAATGGCAAATCATCTTAGATATTTTCACCAAATGGAACAACACACAAGCCTTTTACTAAGCAACTTATTATCAAATCATTAAAAACAAATCATAGCTACCTGTATCATAAAAAGACTAAAAAATTGTTTTTGTTCAAAAGCGAGTGATTATTTGTGCAGCCAATTAAATCTAACTACCTTTGTGGCAACTTTTGGACTATTATTCTAACAAGCACAGCACAATAATCATGATCGAAACAATTCTTTTTTCTGGAACGGGTACCCGTTATCTCTCTGAAAAAATCGCAGACTATTACGGACAAAGCTTAGGTAAGGTTGTCTTACAACGTTTTAGTGATGGCGAAATGCAAACTAACATTAAGGAATCGGTACGAGGTAAATACGTATTTTTTATCCAATCAACATTTGCTCCATCTGATAATATCATGGAGTTGTTGTTAATGATTGATGCTGCAAAAAGAGCTTCTGCTGGTTATATTACAGCGGTCATTCCTTATTTTGGTTATGCACGCCAAGATCGCAAAGATAGACCCCGAGTAGCAATTGGAGCTAAATTATTGGCCAATCTGTTGATTGCAGCAGGAGCAGACCGAATTATGACCATGGACTTGCATGCCGACCAAATCCAAGGTTTCTTCGACATCCCTGTGGATCATCTAAAAAGTGAAGCAATCTTCTTCAATCACTTAGAAAAAGAAGATACTAGTAATGTTATCTTTGCTTCTCCTGATGTGGGTAGTACCAAGCGAGCTAGAGCTTATGCACAACATTTTGGTACAGGGCTTGTTATTTGTGACAAGTATCGCAAAAAAGCAAACGAAGTAGCAGAAATGACTGTTATTGGAGATGTTACAGGAAAAGATGTCATTTTGGTAGACGACATCGTTGATACAGCAGGGACGCTATGCCGCGCTGCTCAAATTTTAATCAAAGAAGGCGCAAAAAGTGTTCGTGCATTTTGTACGCACCCTGTTCTATCTGGACCAGCTTACAA
It includes:
- a CDS encoding ribose-phosphate pyrophosphokinase, whose amino-acid sequence is MIETILFSGTGTRYLSEKIADYYGQSLGKVVLQRFSDGEMQTNIKESVRGKYVFFIQSTFAPSDNIMELLLMIDAAKRASAGYITAVIPYFGYARQDRKDRPRVAIGAKLLANLLIAAGADRIMTMDLHADQIQGFFDIPVDHLKSEAIFFNHLEKEDTSNVIFASPDVGSTKRARAYAQHFGTGLVICDKYRKKANEVAEMTVIGDVTGKDVILVDDIVDTAGTLCRAAQILIKEGAKSVRAFCTHPVLSGPAYKRIEESELTEMVVTDTIPLKQACSKIKVVPAAKLFSRAIRNVHEYRSISALFVEKDKSSLVK